The nucleotide window TTTTACATTCAGTTCATTAGTTCAAACCACAATCAAGATATTACCCACTTTGGACACATAGTacattttttgggttttgcaacTTAAAGTGGAAAGTGTATGAGTTAATTAACTAATCTTCTCTTATCAATGCACATCCCATTGTTTGCTCACaatttatttaactaattttctcttatcattACTTGTGAGATATCAATACTCAACATATTTGTCATACTTTATAAATGTGAGATTTGTCCATGTGTTACAACTTATTTCCTTTTGTGGCAACCTCATCATTTTCGCTGCTCATGAAATGAGTTTGTGAACAATAAGTTGGAGAATGAAATGAAGACATAGTTTATTGTAATTCATGCTGAGAGTTCTGAAAATTTGTATATGTGAGAACAGTTTACATGGTCGATCACACAATTGCCTGCCTTATCTGGCTGATCAGATAGACTTTATTGTCAATTCAACATGCATTATGCACATTTATATTGAACTGATAAATGAGTTTGGATCTGGAGGAATAGAGACTTCAACAGCACCTTCCATCATCTGAGCAACTTTCTTCATGGTTGGTCTCAATGATGGATCCTCCTGAATGCACCAGATTGAGATCATCACAAATTTCTCTACCGTCTTCATGTCTTCCATGACTTCTTCATCTTTCTCCACTAACAAGTCCAATCTCCCTTCTTTAAAGCAATCATATGCCCAATCTGCAAGTACAATTTGACATTCTTCCTCTgcatttatatcaaattttcttcTGCTGCAAACAAGCTCCAGCAGCAGAATTCCAAAGCTGTAAACATCAACTTTAGATGTGACAGGCAGGTTCTTGAACCATTCAGGGGCAACATAGCCTTTGGTTCCCCTTATTTTTGTTGTGGTGTGAGTCTGGCATACTTTCAACAGCTTGGCCAGCCCAAAATCAGATATCCTTGCTGTTAGATAGTTGTCGAGGAGAATGTTTTGAGGCTTTATGTCACAATGTATGATCGGATTGATGCACTCTTCGTGCAAGTAATACAAGCCTCTGGCAATTCCAAAAGCAATCTGCATCCTTTTGTACCAATTGAGCTTTGAGTCTTCAAACAATAAATCTGATAAAGAGCCATTGCTCATGTATTCATAGACGAGAAGGCGGTGTTGCCCCTCTTTGCAGAATCCCAGCAGCTCCATTAAGTTCTTGTGATTTGTTCGCCCAATTGCAGTCATTTCTGCTTTAAATTCTTCCTCACCTTCGCTTACAGCCTTGTTTAACTTCTTGACTGCAACAAGTTTATTGTTCTCATTTGCTAAAACTCCTTTATAAACGGTTCCAAAAGCACCACTGCCAAGCTCTTCCTTAAATCCCCCTGTAACTTCCACTAGTTCTTTGTAAGTGAAGCTTCGCAGATTTCCTACTGGCATGCCTTTTTCTGGCCGCCTTCGATTCAAGCGGTAAAAGAAAATGCAGGTTGCTAGCAGGAAGAGGAGATTAAGAAAGGCTGAGCTGCCTAATATTCCTGATAAAACGTAGATCAATGTCgaattttctgttttctttgaAGCCGGATCTGAAGTGGAGTTACCTGTCCTTACTTTAATCAAGGCTTTCCCTCCAGTGCTCAGATCAAACCTCCCATTTGACAGAGGAAGTCTCTTCTTCCAGCATTCTGCATCTCTGAAAATGGCAGCATCACAAAAACAGTCACTCAAGCAAACCTGTCTACACCAGTCCTCACTCACTGATTGATAATATTCATAATCATTCAGCGGCCAATCTGTATTAAGCATTTCTCTTAACTCAAAAAGATCCATTTCTTCCAATGCTTTTTCACAACTCTGTGGAGCAAAGTTTTTCTGGCATCCCTTCATCACATCATTTGGATCCACAAAGGTGTAACCATAAGGGCACTGACAGATCTTTCCCGAATCCTCTCCCAAACTGCAGTAACTATTGAGGCCACAAGCGCCGCTGCCTGTATCTTCTCGAATCGCCAGGCATATGTTTGATGGAGTATAAAACAAAGTGGACCAACGCATAGGCCACTTCCCACCACTTGCTGCTGTGCTCTTTGGGTAAATATATCGCCTAAAAATTCCATCGCTGTCGACAGCTGCTCTCTGGTAGAAGTCTTGTGTTGATGCTACATCTGATGAAACCATATTGACAATGCTTTGGTTCTTGGCTACAACATATATAAAGGCAGACTGGTTGAAGATCAGCTGGAAGCCACTGCCTGCAGTAGAAGTAGACCAATAAGCAAAATTTGGTGTATCAAGCGGGAAACTTGTGGTGAGTAATTGGAGATTTCCATCATTTTGTAGGTGGAGCATAAATCTCCCAGTTGAAAAATTTGTATCCGAAATAGGAGCATAGAGTTTCATTTCTAGATTCATTATCTGTGTGGGAAGAATTGTATCTGTTGGATTATCAAAACTCTCCCACAAAGTGGCTGAATCTCTGCTCGCTAGAATAAAGTTTCCAGTGTCAAGCATGGCTGCATAGGCAACTGCAGTGGCACCAGGTTCGGCTACTAGCGTCTGCTTTCCGGTAGAATCAATGAGAACAAAATTGCCATTTGCAGTAAGTTCAACCTTTGATCCACTTTGCACATAATTATCTCTGTTGGCTGACCAGACAATGGTTCTCTCAGGTATTTTGTTAAACCAGATGGCTAGTAAGAAGCCCTGATTCTCAATTTTCCTAAAACCAAGAGCAAAATCACCAGAAGGCGACACCCAGGAAGGCGAGGCAGAGTCATCAGACGCTGTGAGAGATGAGCCCAATGATACATTTGTATAGCTTTGAGCACCACAGGAAATTGGCAATAACAGAAGAATCAATGCATAGAAATGATGTAGAAGCACAGAAGCCATATATGTAAAGTGTTTCATTTTTCCAAAACTATAATTCTGAATCCTGAATCCTGTATGATTGTACAAGAAAACATGGGAATTTCTCTATTTATgctataaattaattaagtctAATCTTTGACTTTGAACCATTGAAGCATTGTAATAGTTATTCCACCAGTTAAATcaactaatttaatttagagtaatattatatatactcattttaggtacacaaatatgtacacacttacatgtttcatcatatgattgagtgttgttttatctttaatttaaaatcactcaattatataatgatatatataaatgtatacatatttatatatttaaaattggatacatataattttattgtttaatttactTTTCTTTGCCGGCCTGGCTGAAGTTACATCAATGAAATTTACTTGTGCAAGCAAACTCTATGACCACAGATTTGTAATAGTCTTCACCAACTGGATTAGGGAGCTTGGAAGATTCATCTGCACATCATTTGACAGCAACATTTTGTCTCTGTGCTTCCCAGACATTGATTATTCTTTTTCAACCAAGCTTTTCCTTTGAAAATGAATATGCAAGTGTTTTTGGTAAATAATGAACAATTGTGTTCATATTTGGTTTCTATGTGTTTGCATATAAATGTATGCACACGGTTGCATTATGTGAATGCATTTGGTCTATATTGTCTTTATTCAAATTAGTTTTTGAGTTGTTGAGATTCGTAACAAGTGTCGTTATCTTCTTTACTCAGTGGATATTAAAACCAATTCTATTACGAacctatattttctttgatttttttagtgCTATTTGATTAGGttcatttttgttgtttgagTGCAATTTCATCATGCAATTTCTCTATTTGTTTTTAGTATTCATCTTGTAGGCTAGTTTATTTGTTCAAATCGTGGGATACACATATGTTATTGGAGCTTTAAGGGATTTCAATGCATTGACTTGATGGATTTGGCTGAGCTAATATTATTAGATTGAACAACGTTCATTAAAGTCTTCCTCAAGAAATTTCCTTGCTTGGACTTATTCAACCATGACTATAATCACAGTGCTTCACgcaagttatatatattatatatatatattgagaggtgtgttcaaaattatctgaTAACTAAATTGAACCGTTTTTTAAACCGAAACCCTAATCGAAAAATAGGTTATTCAAAAAATCGGTTCGGATAtcggttcaaaaatatataaaaaccaaattttcggttcggttaccggtttgccaaattttcaaaatcggttaaccgaaccgaatcggttttaaaaaaatcgaataaaaatataataaaatattaatagaatattgaataaattttcaaaaaattagaaaaaaataataaaatatgataatttttaaaattcagttcaaaaattcggttcggttaattgatattttcggttcggttcaaaatcggttaatttttaaatcgattcggttttggttcatgatttttttcaaaccgaaaattcgGTTCGATTAATcggttttgaacacccctatatatatatatatatatatatatatatatatatatatatatatatatatataaaatgtaacTTATAAAAGGTATTAACTTGAATCAACTgcttttgaaacttaaaaagaagaattttcttttcaatctttCAAAATACACGGATTCATTGAAATCATTTGAAGGAAGAAATTTCCTCCATGGAAGGACCTGAAAGCTCCTCATCATTATGGCTTAAGCGACATCGTTTTTTCATCTCCAAGCTAACAAAATGCAGTATTTCACATGATTTACCCAGAACTTAAATCTTCTCATATTAATTTACCGAGGGGAAGTTCAAGCAATGAAGCATGCAATCGGACTAGAAGTTGCTTGAAACTTCATATTAAAGTTTCACATTTTTTAAtgtacaaatagatatataaatgatgtattatcatataattagatatatactcatttatgtattcaaaaataTGTAAACGTAGCATTGTTACTTATATAATTCTAACACTCAATATGATTAGTGGCTCTTAAAATGAATATTCATGTAATGTGCatttttggtttgttggtttGTTGGGCTAACGCACTATATTGTATCAACCgttaggggtgttcaaaaccaGTTAACTGTACCACTTTGCCAATTTTTTGAACCAACTGAATTTTTGgtttggaaaaaattatgaaccAAAACCGaattgatttaaagattaaccgattttgaaccgaatcgaaaatatcaattaactgaACCGAAATTTTggttaaccaatttttaaatagaatttcaaaaaattatcatattttattattttttgaaaatatattcaataatctattaatattttattcaattttttaaaaacaggTTCGATTCAGTTAAtcggtttttaaaattaggtaaACCAGTAATCTAACCAAAAATTcggtttatttatatttttgaaccaaTATTTGAATCGATTTTtcgataatctatttttttatttggttttttatttaaaaatcggTTTGATTCGGTTatcagataattttgaatatcaatATTGGGGCAAGAAGATGTTAGGGACTTATACggggaaaaaataaatgaataagcAAAAGTTGCCAAGCTATTTGACTTGCAAGACTTTAATGATgtaaattttaggattttaggatttataaataaaatgacaaatttattcTTATCCTAGTGGaaacatgattttgaataaaaaaatgcaGACAATTAAGCGAACGAATCGAGAAGGATAATTGACAATAAGAGAGATGAGGAGAGAAGTCGGAGAATCTAGAAGGGTGGGAGGGGGCATTTCAGTAAAAATGGGAAAAGTTATTTTATGTATCAGTAATTTTCCCTTACATACTTGAGTGGCACAATCACAACAGAAACTCTCAACTGTTATGAACTCACCATCAAGGACGGTACTATTTTCACATATCAACTAAGTATCATACAGTTTGAATCTCTTTCACCCACATATGTTAGCATTCCCCCATAATCTGGACGTACTCCAGGTCTCAGCACTTCCATTTAGATTTCAACTAAGTGTTATACAATTCAAAAATTATCTTTCTCACCCACACGTGACAATATTCCCCCTTCATCTGGACCTCCTACAGGCTTAAAAATCTCAACAATTCTGTTCTCTTATCAATtcagaaaaaattgaatttgacaaAACAGCCTTTGACAAAagttaattcataaataagtgttttgagtttttgaaatgtCACTGTCGTGTCATTGAGAATGagctaaaacatgggtgggaaatagtcctccGGCTTTTTTACAAAATGAAAACTTCACTTGATTTACCCACTTGAAAGTTGAAACCATTAACAACTTAGCAACTAATTGGCCCATCACCCTTACAATTCACCATCTAACCTGGGAaaaacattattaatattataaaggaAGAGCAAAGAACAACGCTGgaatttgatcaatttgtcATGCTAAATGGGCACGGACATGAAGGAACTGGTACTTCAACAACTCCTTCAAGCATCTGAGTGACCTTCCTCATCGTCGGCCGAAGAGATGGATCTTCTTGAATGCACCAAAGGGCAACCATCACAAATCTTTCAACCTTCTTTTTGTCATTTAAGGCCTCCATGTCAAACTCCACCAGAGCATCCAATCTTTCTTCATAATAACAGTCATAAGCCCAATCTGTCAACAATGCAAAAGCATCATTTACTTCCATGTTCACATTCCTTCTACAACAAATGATCTCTAAAAGCAGCACACCAAAGCTGAACACATCCACTTTCACTGTGATGGGCAAGTTCCTAAACCACTCAGGTGCAACATACCCTTTGGTTCCTCTAATATTGGTGTGTGTATAGCTCTGGCCAAGCATCAGAAGTTTCGCCAATCCAAAATCAGAGATTCGAGCAGTGTAGTAGTCATCAAGCAGTATGTTTTGAGGCTTTATATCACAATGGATAATCTGTGTGCTACATTCTTCATGTAGGTATAAGAGTCCTCTTGCAATCCCGAGACCAATTTGTGCTCTCTGACTCCATTTAAGTTTTGATTCACTAAACAGGAAGCTTGCTAAAGCGCCATTGCTCAAGAACTCGTATACAAGTAAATGATGCACCCCATCATCACAAAATCCAATCAGGCGAACCAGGTTCTTGTGATGAGTTTGGCCAATAACATTTACTTCAGTTTTGAATTCCTTCTCAGCATCTGTCCCCAAAGAATTCAATTTCTTCACAGCAACCGGAGTGACATATCTCATTTGAATGAGCCCTTTGTAAACGATGCCAAAAGCTCCCTTTCCCAGTTCTTCCTTGAATCCATCTGTAGCTTCTTCAAGTTCTTTGTAAGTAAAGCAACGCAAATTTGTTTCCACAACATCATGATGGTGAGTAATTTGTCTATGTACCTTTTTATGAACAAGGAAAAAGCAAAGACAAACAGCAGTAACCAGTATAACATTGAAAAAAACTGAGCCACCAAGAAGTACAGATCCCACAATGATCACATTGTCTTTGTTCTTCTGATTCTTCATATCTGATCTCGGCAAAACCGGATCACCTCTGGAAGGAGGATTACCTTTCCTGATTTTGATAAGAGCCTTACCATTAAGAGTATTATCAAATCTCCCATTTGATAGTGGTAACTTCTTCTTCCAACACATATCACCGGATCGAAAAATAGCAACAGCACACTTACAATCCTGTAAGCAAGATTCTCTACACTGTTTTTCAGTAAAAGTCTGCAAGAGTGCATAATCAGATGTTGGCCAGTCAGTGTTTATGACttcttcaaaatcatataaatctgCTGGAGAACCCTCTTCGTCTTCTGCACAGCTCTGCGTGAAGTTGGGTTTGCAGTCACCATACTTATTGTTCGGATCAGATAAAAGGTACCCTTTTGGGCAGTCACAGATGGGCCTATTGTCTCCAGGGTTCAGTCTACAAAAGCTGTTAAAACCACAAGTGCCGCTGCCAATTCGAGTAGAACTTGCCTTGCATATATCATCCGGAATGGACCAAAGAGCCGTCCAGCCTTCATTACTGGAATTCCTAGGATGCTGATACAGAGTAAAGACTCCATCAAAATTGATGGTCGCTCTGTAGTAAAAGTCCTTAGCTGAAGGGTTGATTGATCTGCTGGTTAGAAAGTGTCTTTGATCATTACTAAGCAATAAGTAGAAGTAGCCGGACTCATTGAAGGCCACCCTTTCACCAGAGGAAGTAGCTTCAGTAGTTTCAGTGTCATAATAAGGATCATTGGTACTGTCAGTGGGCAGGTTTATGGTATTAAGCACAAGATTCCCCTCTGGTCTCATCCTCATTCGAAACCTTCCCTTGGAGAAATTAGTTGCAGACAGTTTAGAAGAAAGCAGCTCCCCAGATTCCAATGTCTGTGAAGGCAACATGGTATCCGCAGGATGCCTGAAGCTCTCCCATGCCTTATCTGAACTGCTGCTGTAAAGCTCAAAGTTGCCTGTATTACTCATAACACCAAGATCAACAGTATTCCTAACGGGATCAGAATTCCATAATTCATCGCCTTGAGGGCTTCGCAGAACCAGCCCACTATCAGAAGTTAGCTCTACTCTGGATCCTCTTGGTGCAGGCTTATCTCCATTTGCAAACCAAACGATGGTTTTGGATGGTATCTTATCATACCATATAGAGAGCAAGAAGAGCTCGTTACTGTTGTCAATAGGGCGAAAACCGAAGGCAAAATCTCCAGACGGAGAAATCCATGAAGAAGAATTTTCAGCTGCTGATAGAAAACGTCCAACAGTTATGTTACCATTAGTTTGAGCAATGGCTGAAAATTGTTGCAGAAAAACAAAGGAAGAGATCAGAAGAAGATTGACAGCCATTGCTAGAGCAAATTGCAGTTAAATTTGTTGCATCCACAGGGCCTGGgatgaaacaaattaataagTGAAGCTTGTAATCAAAGTAAACCAAGTTTTCTTTGGTCTCCCAGGTAAGAAATATAGCTAACGTGGTTggaagtttattttattaaggataatagtatttatttataaaataatttatatttaataagattttaatatttaaattcaacctGTTAATGTAAAACTATGActatttatgacaaaaaaaatgattttttataataaaatgatatgagTCTTTACTAATAGTAAAGTAtgactttaaataataaaataatgatatattttttgatgataAATCACTATTAACTCTATAAATAAAGTTTGTTCTCTCTCTAACCCTTACAACATTATATTACTCTGATATTACATTACAATACacttacaaattttattacGCACCTCACACACTTAAagtaacaatttatatataaaaaaactttaaattatttttattcatcattAAATCAAGAGGTCAAGTGAGAGATATAAAcatcttctaaatttttttataaattttatttaacattagTACGTTATAAAATACGATGGAATGAAagtacttttttatttaatgtaaaaaatataaaatttaagattcataggcataataattattttctcttaaatgCAATTATTATGAATTATAGTATagacataattaattattttttatacatataataataatttatattataaatataataatttaatatttaattatttttactttaaaataattattaattacttaCATCCCAACACTTTGACTGGATCAGTTAAATGAATGGTCAGGAAGTAAAGGCAAATTGACTTACACAACCCTTCCAGGTACAAAGATGTAATCTTGTTAAAAGCGTAACTTGCAACTCTAACAATGAGAAAATGtaacaaaaatcacaaaatcatTTCAAATAATTGTACATTTTTAGAACACTACTGATCAAATCAAAACATCTAGAACAGGATCATAAATTTTGGGGTTACAGTCTGGACCTTGATCAACAACATTGGAATTTTGCAAAGAGGAAGATTCGAACCAAATTTTACAGATATCCCAATAGTAATCGAACCCGTGGCAATCCAGTCGTTTTTACAGATAACGAACTTGACCATCCCAGTACTGTAGAGAATTCTGACTTGTAAACAAAAGGGTCAGACAGGATCATAAATTTTGAGATCCGCCACCCAAGGTGCAGTGAAAACCATAACTTCTAAtctctcatatattttttttaatcttaaatcctaattcataattaattttttattaaaaacttcaattagaatcaaaaataaaattgttatttattaaaaatttaaaaaaatcaaaattttatcacatttttttttataaatttaaaaatctcacaatttctcttaacctaaaattgaaaaataatatatactctTTAGATTTGTTCTTTTTCTCCCTAATGATAATTCACCATCTCTAATCATCAGTCATCTTCTCTTctatcttatctctctctctcgtcTTATCTCTCCCTGCTAGTTTCTATCTTCCTTTTCTAATCGTTTTCAGTCAAGACGAAAACGAAAATAAAGATGGAAGAGAGAGATAAGGAAGGAGAAAGGATCACCAACGATCGAATACAGTAAATCAGAGTCAAAGAAAAGTGGAAAAAATCGTAAAGTGatatttgtcactttttaaaatttaagttaagagatattatgagtttttaaaatctaagaaggaaaatataataaaattttagttttttaaattattttaataaataacaattttatctctaattttaactaaatttttaataaaaatttgtttatgaataagtgtttaaatttttttaaattggaagATATAAGGTTTGGTTTACAATATACGccgggtgggaataagtcttttggcataAGATGAATATTCATGGAACGTGCATTTTGGTTCATTGGCTTGGTTTGGTGTATGACTAACGCACGAGGCACCGCATCGTATCAAGTACCGGCAAGAAAAGGTCAGGTCAAGTCAGGTCAGGGGTTGAGGTTTAGACGaggaataaataaatgaataagcAAAAGTTGCCAAGCTGACTTGACTTGGAAGGTTGACAAAGTCATAGATAATATCAGAATCATATCATATTGGGAAAAATTTGCATTTGAGACCAATTTAAAGAAATTGGTTTCATTGACATTCAAGGTAAAGGCAaagatttgagtttaaatctttgttatatttttgaaattttaatttatttaatataataattatagatctaattaatatgttatgaatttattcatataataaatataaataagatctttatttttaaaaaaaaaaatctaaaaccaGAGAACTATTTTCTCATCTAGAGATATCAcatcaattacaaaataaatttaataatatgtttatattgcACCTGTCTTATTTCCCTCTtagatttttatagttaatattattattagatcaGATCAATTTCATTACTTTACTTAAGTATCGTAAGATTTGAGATATTAACTTGTTAATATAACAATTACGCATGAAGGGTATACGTTTATTCTCAATGCGATTTAAAGAAAACACATCTCGCACGATGTCATATTTCAAATAACCCCTAATATCATTctaatcttattttatcttttactcATGAAATTAGACGAAACTTTAACTATCAGAGGGtttttttaacaattgaaaGATAGATTCTAACATCAAATCATCAGTAACGAGTGAAGGTAAGTagaagtattaaaaattttctatatattaaGTTCAGATTATGTAGAACATGGAGTTTCAGTCTGATTGATTTAGAATCATGTTAGGTTTAAATATTTTGACTCGATAATGTTTATGCATGATTATGGATATATGTAGGTATATACATGAATAAATTTGCATAGAATATGATGGTTATTATAGGATGATTTTGTCGGGTTTCGATACGTTTGctgataattattttaatcttaaatgaTTTTAAGGTATACTAGATATATTTTGGGATTGAaatgatatgaaataaatttgtgatatataatcaaaatgtctttaaatcttgTCTCCAAATGTGATGTACAATCATTCCTAGGATCAGAATGATCATGCATTGACGTAAAAGTTAAGATTATGCACAAGTGAATGATCATACATAGGACATACACATTCATTCAACGACTAAGATAGAGACACCACAATCGAATAACAGTCATATATTCGATCCATGTGATTGTTCATTTAGTGTTCATGTAGAAAAGTACACGACCATTCATATCAGTGAAATGACAATAATGATTTTAGTTCACATACAGTCAGTGAATATAAAGAAGTTGAAttctttatgataaaaaatgcacaatccttaaaaaaaaaaaaaatcaaacatgatGAATGGACGTAGACACTCATAAAAGAGGCAATTGTTAACATTCAAAGTGAATAAGAGTGTACACCATTTTCGATTGAGATTGAGATTGAAAAAAATCTGATTGGAATTGagaaatttcttttcaattttggtTTCATTTTAGTTGGATTGACACCTTCAATCTTAATCTTGTTCCGATCGGGATTGAGATTGTTATTAACATAGAAAGAAAATCTGATTCTAATTGGGATTGAGGAAATTTTTTCAATCTAAATCTCATTTTGATTGGGATTAATATTGACTATGAGTGGTGGGAGAGGAGTGGGAGAGGAGGGTTGGTGAACTCCCTAGTAAAGACtcgaagaaaaaatatatatatataattaaataaaaaatatataaatataatttaaatttaaatttagataaatacATGTTAAGTTGACCGAAAAGTTGAACAAATCCGGATTTTGACGTGGCAATTTGTTTTGGcataatttgggtgggaaattgttgTACTCTCCTATATAAAAAAGGTGTTTTACAAAGTGATCGGACGAGGAGAAACGCCACATTAATAGGAACTGAGAAAGAGCATCCAGAAGGTGGAGTTGgaccattaaattaaaaacaaataaagaattGAGTAGAGTTGATCAATTGTAACCTCGCCCTGACAAAGAGGAAATGGTTATGAGAATGGACGTGATAATCTCACCTTAAATAAAAGGCAGTTGGAGTGCCGAAATAAACTAAAAGACAAGATATATGTACATATGCGTATccgattaataataaaataacacacataatttttatatataattttatatataaataattatataatattatataattaagtattattttatttttaatttttaattatttaatcatataataatgtgtcattaattatatacataatactaCTCTTCTATTATACTATATCATGcctaaatcaataataattttacaaaatgaaaACCTCACTTATTTACCGTTTGAAAGCATAAACAACTTAGCA belongs to Mangifera indica cultivar Alphonso chromosome 2, CATAS_Mindica_2.1, whole genome shotgun sequence and includes:
- the LOC123206649 gene encoding G-type lectin S-receptor-like serine/threonine-protein kinase LECRK3 encodes the protein MAVNLLLISSFVFLQQFSAIAQTNGNITVGRFLSAAENSSSWISPSGDFAFGFRPIDNSNELFLLSIWYDKIPSKTIVWFANGDKPAPRGSRVELTSDSGLVLRSPQGDELWNSDPVRNTVDLGVMSNTGNFELYSSSSDKAWESFRHPADTMLPSQTLESGELLSSKLSATNFSKGRFRMRMRPEGNLVLNTINLPTDSTNDPYYDTETTEATSSGERVAFNESGYFYLLLSNDQRHFLTSRSINPSAKDFYYRATINFDGVFTLYQHPRNSSNEGWTALWSIPDDICKASSTRIGSGTCGFNSFCRLNPGDNRPICDCPKGYLLSDPNNKYGDCKPNFTQSCAEDEEGSPADLYDFEEVINTDWPTSDYALLQTFTEKQCRESCLQDCKCAVAIFRSGDMCWKKKLPLSNGRFDNTLNGKALIKIRKGNPPSRGDPVLPRSDMKNQKNKDNVIIVGSVLLGGSVFFNVILVTAVCLCFFLVHKKVHRQITHHHDVVETNLRCFTYKELEEATDGFKEELGKGAFGIVYKGLIQMRYVTPVAVKKLNSLGTDAEKEFKTEVNVIGQTHHKNLVRLIGFCDDGVHHLLVYEFLSNGALASFLFSESKLKWSQRAQIGLGIARGLLYLHEECSTQIIHCDIKPQNILLDDYYTARISDFGLAKLLMLGQSYTHTNIRGTKGYVAPEWFRNLPITVKVDVFSFGVLLLEIICCRRNVNMEVNDAFALLTDWAYDCYYEERLDALVEFDMEALNDKKKVERFVMVALWCIQEDPSLRPTMRKVTQMLEGVVEVPVPSCPCPFSMTN
- the LOC123205663 gene encoding G-type lectin S-receptor-like serine/threonine-protein kinase LECRK3, coding for MKHFTYMASVLLHHFYALILLLLPISCGAQSYTNVSLGSSLTASDDSASPSWVSPSGDFALGFRKIENQGFLLAIWFNKIPERTIVWSANRDNYVQSGSKVELTANGNFVLIDSTGKQTLVAEPGATAVAYAAMLDTGNFILASRDSATLWESFDNPTDTILPTQIMNLEMKLYAPISDTNFSTGRFMLHLQNDGNLQLLTTSFPLDTPNFAYWSTSTAGSGFQLIFNQSAFIYVVAKNQSIVNMVSSDVASTQDFYQRAAVDSDGIFRRYIYPKSTAASGGKWPMRWSTLFYTPSNICLAIREDTGSGACGLNSYCSLGEDSGKICQCPYGYTFVDPNDVMKGCQKNFAPQSCEKALEEMDLFELREMLNTDWPLNDYEYYQSVSEDWCRQVCLSDCFCDAAIFRDAECWKKRLPLSNGRFDLSTGGKALIKVRTGNSTSDPASKKTENSTLIYVLSGILGSSAFLNLLFLLATCIFFYRLNRRRPEKGMPVGNLRSFTYKELVEVTGGFKEELGSGAFGTVYKGVLANENNKLVAVKKLNKAVSEGEEEFKAEMTAIGRTNHKNLMELLGFCKEGQHRLLVYEYMSNGSLSDLLFEDSKLNWYKRMQIAFGIARGLYYLHEECINPIIHCDIKPQNILLDNYLTARISDFGLAKLLKVCQTHTTTKIRGTKGYVAPEWFKNLPVTSKVDVYSFGILLLELVCSRRKFDINAEEECQIVLADWAYDCFKEGRLDLLVEKDEEVMEDMKTVEKFVMISIWCIQEDPSLRPTMKKVAQMMEGAVEVSIPPDPNSFISSI